A genomic window from Lotus japonicus ecotype B-129 chromosome 1, LjGifu_v1.2 includes:
- the LOC130712898 gene encoding putative F-box protein At3g29830 translates to MAPTTDIFSSLPHSLLSTIISLIPFKEAVRTSILSKSWIDIFKTVSSIEFDEVSFVKDGQTHQMRQGQRKAFLEYVMLWIVNHTGTVVNKFSLRLSMPEKAKTVVKKCIAFAIKHKVKELELNFCDPTLDCYFTTNHINHEALFELPEFFYGHTCLETLNLSSCNFVKAELLHFHALKEISLGWMEVKLTTIKTLLSNCKGLESFSLKRCWNSNEFDLREETPRLRKLVVDRCMFGSNSLYFIVNAPNLRYFYYSGLNNDFLIIDIRSLMMEKSVLDFCIEFEGHALFLYKLVEDILGVSALTVSSYFLQVVPTGGCLLRMPRNLNVSSLTLKTSLDQNEYLGITYLLNRCSELERLTIELGVPKKYLDYELPETFTFENFWTIHARAYDCMVYTLKEVEIKGFKGLVNEIRMLTYFVTIGRVLRKMTIKILKDDVANQDESLDSNCHDMIERLISQRASRDLKILIC, encoded by the exons ATGGCACCTACCACAGACATATTTAGCTCTTTACCTCACTCTTTGCTTTCCACCATTATTTCTTTGATACCGTTCAAAGAAGCTGTAAGAACCTCAATTCTCTCTAAAAGTTGGATAGACATTTTTAAGACTGTATCCAGCATAGAATTTGATGAAGTATCTTTTGTGAAAGATGGTCAAACTCATCAAATGAGACAAGGCCAAAGAAAGGCTTTTCTTGAGTATGTGATGCTTTGGATTGTTAATCACACAGGAACTGTCGTGAATAAGTTCTCTTTGCGATTATCAATGCCCGAAAAAGCTAAGACAGTCGTGAAAAAATGTATTGCTTTCGCCATAAAACACAAGGTGAAAGAGTTGGAGCTGAACTTTTGTGATCCAACGTTGGATTGTTATTTTACTACTAATCATATTAATCATGAGGCCTTGTTTGAATTGCCAGAATTTTTTTATGGCCACACTTGCCTTGAAACTTTGAACTTGTCTTCGTGCAACTTTGTTAAGGCTGAGTTGCTTCACTTTCATGCACTCAAAGAAATTTCTTTGGGTTGGATGGAAGTAAAACTTACTACTATTAAGACTCTGTTGTCAAATTGCAAGGGGCTTGAGAGTTTTAGTCTTAAGAGGTGTTGGAATTCAAATGAATTTGATTTACGGGAGGAAACCCCAAGGTTGAGAAAGTTGGTGGTGGACAGATGCATGTTTGGATCTAATAGTCTTTATTTCATAGTCAATGCTCCAAACTTAAGATATTTCTATTATTCCGGGCTGAATAATGACTTTTTGATCATAGACATACGTTCCCTTATGATGGAAAAGTCAGTTCTTGACTTTTGCATTGAGTTTGAAGGACATGCTCTTTTTCTCTACAAACTGGTGGAAGATATCTTGGGTGTTAGTGCTTTAACTGTGAGTAGTTACTTTCTTCAG GTTGTTCCCACCGGAGGCTGCTTGCTCCGAATGCCACGTAATTTGAATGTGAGCAGTTTGACATTGAAGACCTCTTTGGATCAAAATGAGTATTTAGGAATCACATATTTACTTAATAGATGTTCTGAATTAGAGCGTCTCACTATCGAATTGGGTGTCCCTAAAAAATATTTG GATTATGAGTTACCAGAAACCTTTACTTTTGAGAACTTTTGGACCATTCACGCAAGGGCATATGATTGCATGGTGTATACTCTTAAAGAGGTGGAGATTAAGGGATTTAAAGGATTGGTGAATGAGATTCGGATGCTCACTTATTTCGTCACTATTGGGAGAGTCTTGAGAAAGATGACTATCAAAATATTGAAGGATGATGTTGCCAATCAAGATGAAAGTTTGGATTCTAACTGTCATGACATGATAGAAAGGTTAATATCTCAAAGGGCTTCAAGAGATTTAAAGATTTTAATTTGTTAG